In the genome of Variovorax sp. PAMC26660, the window TGCCGCCCGTGCATGCCGGCGACCCGCTCGAAGAGCAGGCCGAGCGCGTGCCTGCCCCGGCAGCCACCGCTGCCGTTGCACCAGTGACGGCTGGCAGTCCGCCCGTCGCCAGCAGCGCGCCGCTGATGTCGTCCCGGCTCGCCCACGATGGCGCGCTCGAAGAGGCGGTGATCCGCTTTGCGCATGGCGACGATGCCGGCGCCGAAGCCATCCTGCTGCAGGCCCTGGCCTCCGAGAGCCCCACGGCTTCCGATGGCGAGAGCGATCACCCCACAGCCGAGCGTGACGACAGCCGCTGGCGTGCCCTGTTCGATCTGTACCGCGCAACGGGCGATGCCGCCAAGTTTGCGGCCGCCCGCATGCGCTATGCGCAGCGCATGAAGCGCATGGGGCCCGACTGGGTGTCGCTCGAAGAGCTGGCCCGCAGTGTGAAGGCGGTCACTGCCAGCGAAGAAGCCGTAACAACAGCCGAAGGCGGCAGCGCCGACTGGACCAGCCCCGCACGCCTGGCGCGCGAAGGTCTCATGGGCCTCACGCGCGCACTCTCGCAGGCGGGTTCGGTCTGGACGCTCGACTGGCGTGGCCTGAGCGCCATCGAGCCCGATGCGGCCGCGCCGCTGCGCGCCTTGTTCGCCCACTGGGCCGACTCGCCGGTGCAACTGCGCTTCATGGGCACCGCCCAGTTGCTGGCAGTGCTGTCCGAGGCGGCGCCCAACAACGACCGTGGCACCAACGACATCTGGTGGCAACTGCACCTTGCCGCGCTGCGCATGATGCATCTGCCCGACGATTTCGAGCTGGTGGCGCTCAACTACTGCATCACCTACGAGGTGTCGCCGCCGTCCTGGCAAGACCCCAAGGGCGAATACACCTCGCTGGCCGCGCCGCCGGCAAGCCGGCACAGTTCGGTGTGGTCGCTGCTGTCCGTTGGCGGTGACTCCGACAGCTTTCCGTCCACCGACAGCGCTTTTGCGGCGCTGGCGGGCGACCTGCGGGGCGATTCGCTCTCGTGCTGGCAGCGGCTGGACAACGATCTGCGCCACACCACGGCGCCCGTCATTTCCTGTGCGGCGCTGGTGCGCATGGATCTCGTTGCCGCCGGAACGTTGTTGAGCTGGGTGCGCGCGCGCGACGCCAACGGCGAGCGGGTGCAGTTCGTCGATGCACACCGCCTGATGGCCGCGCTGTTCAACCTGATCGGCATTGCGGACCACGCAACCGTAGCCATTCGCAAGAACTGAAACCGCCTGGAACCCGGCTTTGCCCGGGGGTTGCATTGCCGCGGCGCATCCCCAGATGGCTTCGATGGAACAGTTTCACGGCACCACCATCGTGAGCGTGCGCCGCAAGACCCCCCAAGGCGATCAGGTCGCCATTGGCGGGGACGGGCAGGTCACTCTCGGCACCATCATCATCAAGGGCACGGCGCGCAAGGTGCGACGGCTCTATCACGGCAAGGTGCTCGCTGGCTTTGCCGGCGCCACGGCCGACGCCTTCACGCTCTTCGAGCGCTTCGAGGCCAAGCTCGAAAAGCACCAAGGGCATCTGACCCGCGCAGCCGTCGAACTCACCAAGGACTGGCGCACCGACCGCGTGCTGCGCAAGCTCGAAGCCATGCTGGCCGTGGCCGACGCCACCACCTCGCTCATCATCACCGGCAACGGCGACGTGCTGGAGCCGGAAGACGGCGTCATTGCCATCGGTTCGGGTGGTGCCTATGCGCAGTCGGCGGCCAAGGCGCTGATCGACAACACCGACCTTTCGGCCGAGCAGATTGTCAGGAAATCGCTGGCGATCGCGGGCGAAATCTGCATTTACACGAACATGAACCACACGGTGGAAGCGCTCTGACCATGTCCATGACCCCCCAGGAAATCGTCTCCGAGCTCGACAACCACATCGTCGGCCAGCCGGCTGCCAAGCGCGCCGTGGCCATCGCCCTGCGCAATCGCTGGCGCCGCCAGCAGGTCGAAGAAAAGCTGCGCGGCGAGATCACGCCCAAGAACATCCTCATGATCGGCCCCACGGGCGTGGGCAAGACCGAGATCGCCCGCCGCCTTGCGCGCCTGGCGGATGCGCCGTTCATCAAGGTCGAAGCGACCAAGTTCACCGAGGTGGGCTACGTCGGCAAGGACGTCGATTCGATCATTCGCGACCTCGCGGAAATCGCCGTCAAGCAGACCCGCGAAGCCGAGAGCATCAAGGTGCGCGCGCGTGCCGAAGATGCGGCCGAAGACCGCATCCTCGATGTGCTGCTGCCACCCGCGCGCGGCGCCGATGGCAGTGCCGCCGCGCTGGAAGGCCCGAACCCCACGCGCCAGGCCTTCCGCAAGAAGCTGCGCGAGCACCAGCTCGACGACAAGGAAATCGAACTCGACCTCGCCGAGACCCGCACCCCGCTGGAGATCATGGGACCCGCCGGCATGGAAGAAATGACCGAGCAATTGCGCGGCATGTTCGGCCAGATGGGGCAGGGCAAGCGCAAGACCCGCAAGCTCAAGATCGCCGAGGCGCTGCGCCTGTTGATCGACGAAGAAGCGGCCAAGCTGGTCAACGAGGACGAGATTCGCGCGCAGGCCATCACCAATGCCGAGCAGAACGGCATCGTCTTCATCGACGAGATCGACAAGGTCGCCACGCGCAGCGAAGCGCAAGGCTCCGACGTGTCGCGCCAGGGCGTTCAGCGCGACCTGCTGCCGTTGGTCGAGGGCACGGCCGTGACCACCAAGTACGGCGTGGTGCGCACCGACCACATGCTGTTCATTGCGAGTGGCGCCTTTCACCTGAGCAAGCCGAGCGACCTGATTCCCGAGCTGCAGGGGCGCTTTCCGATTCGCGTGGAGCTGCAGTCGCTCTCGGTGTCGGACTTCGAAAGCATCCTCACGCAGACGCGTGCTTCGCTCGTGAAGCAATACCAGGCGCTGCTTGCCACCGAAGGCGTGACACTCGAATTCATGCCGGATGGCGTGACCCGGCTGGCCAGCATTGCCTTCGAGGTCAACGAGCGCACCGAGAACATCGGCGCGCGCCGTTTGTCGACCGTGATGGAGCGTTTGCTGGATGAGGTAAGCTTCGACGCGACCCGCCTTGAAGGCCAATCGATCCGCATCGATGCCGCCTATGTCGACCAGCGCCTTGCGGCACTAAGTCACGACGAAGACCTTTCGCGCTTCATTCTCTGAAGCCGCTTCTTCTTCCCCCTGTAACGGGGGAATCCTTCACGCATCACATTCACTGCGTGAGCTAAGTACTTCATTTTCAACGAAATTCGCTGATTCCCGGGTTTGGGAATCAGCGCTAAGTCGTTGATTCCATTACAAAAAATACCACCAACGGCCAGTTGCGTCCCAAGTGTTTCCTGCTACAGTGCAAAAAAGTGCAGTTAAGTGGGAAATAGTGCGGGTGGTGCCCCCTTCGGGTGCTGCAGCACCTCCCAACACAGGGGTTTCGTGGTCGTGTTTCAAGGCGCTTCATCGCTCAGTCTGGATGCCAAGGGGCGGCTCTCCGTGCCGACCCGGCACCGCGACGTCCTGAGCGCCACGGCGGGCGGCCAGCTCACGATCACCAAGCATCCGCACGGATGCCTGATGGTGTTCCCCCGTCCCGAATGGGAAAAATTCCGCGAGCGCATCGCTGCGCTGCCGATGTCGGCGCAGTGGTGGAAGCGCGTGTTCCTTGGCAACGCCATGGACGTGGAGATGGACGGCACCGGCCGCATCCTGGTGTCGCCCGAACTGCGCGCCGCCACCGGCATCGCGCGCGACACGCTGCTGCTGGGCATGGGCAACCACTTCGAACTCTGGGACAAGGCCACGTACGAGGCCAAGGAGGCCGAGGCCACCCAGGGCGAGATGCCCGATGTGTTTCAGGACTTCGCGTTCTGAGGATCCACGTGAACACCCCATGGACCCATACGACCGTCTTGCTGAACGAAGCGGTGGAAGCCCTTCTTTCCGGCAGCGCGGCGGCAACCGGCACCTATGTCGATGCAACTTTCGGCCGGGGAGGTCATGCGCGCGCAATCCTCGCGCGGCTGGCACCGGAAGGCAGGCTGATCGCATTCGACAAGGATGCGGAAGCAGTGGCCGAAGCAGCGCGCATCTCGGATGCGCGTTTTTCTATCCGGCACCAGGGATTCCGCTCGCTGGGCGAATTGCCCGATGCCAGCGTGGCGGGCGTGCTGCTGGACCTGGGCGTGAGCTCGCCGCAGATCGACAACCCGGTGCGCGGTTTCAGTTTTCGATTCGACGGCCCGCTCGACATGCGCATGGACACCACGCGCGGCGAGAGCGTGGCCGAATGGCTGGCAACGGCCGAACTTCAGCAGATTGCAGAGGTGATCCGTGACTATGGCGAAGAACGGTTTGCTGTTCAGGTTGCAAAGGCGATTGTTGCTCGCCGACAAGAACGGGGCCCAATTTCAACCACCACCGAACTGGCCGAGCTCGTGGCTGGCACGGTCAAAACCCGCGAGCAGGGCCAGAACCCTGCAACGCGCACATTTCAGGCTTTTCGGATTTTCATCAACGCCGAGCTTGAAGAGCTGCAACAGGCGCTAGAGGCAAGCCTTTCCGTGCTGCAGCCCGGCGGACGGCTCGCGGTGATCAGCTTCCACTCGCTGGAAGACCGCATCGTCAAGCAGTTCATTGCCAAGCACTCGAAGGAGGTCTACGACCGCCGTGCACCCTTTGCCGCCCCGAAGGTGATGAAGCTCAATGCGCTCGAGCGCATCAAGCCATCGCAAGCCGAGGTGAGCGGCAACCCGCGCTCGCGCAGCGCCATCCTGCGCGTGGCCGAGCGCACCGAGGCCAACTGACATGGCCCGCATCAACCTGCTCCTGCTGCTGGCCGTCATTGCGACGGCGCTGTACCTTGTGCACACGCAGTACCAGTCGCGCCAGCTCTACACAGAGCTTGACCGCGTACAGCAGGAAGCCCGCCGGCTCGAAACCGACCGCGACCGGCTGCAGGTTGAAAAGCGCGCCCAGGCCACGCCGCTGCGCGTCGAGAAGCTCGCCAAGGAGCAGCTGCAGATGCGCACCACCACGCCGGCCATCACGCAGTACGTGCGCCCGGACGGCTCGGTGATTCCGGCCGTGGCACCCCTGCCGCCGGTGACGCCGCCGAAGCCCGCGGCCGCGGGGAGGGCGCCACGATGAGCCGCGGCAACCGCAGCGTGCGCTACACCACCAGCCCCTTGCTCGCGAGCAAGACGCCGGTCTGGCGCAGCAAGTTCATCGTGGCCGGCATCGCGCTGGGCTTCGTCATGCTGGCGGCGCGGGCCGCGTACGTGCAGGTCTTCAACAACAGCTTCTTCCAGCGGCAGGGCGAAGTGCGCTTTGCGCGCACGCTGGAGCTGCCGGCCAACCGCGGTCGCATCCTCGATCGCAACGGACTCATCCTCGCGTCCAGCGTGGTGGCGCCCAGCATCTGGGCCATTCCCGAAGACATCGAACGCGACGACCCCGAAGTGCGCGCCAAGCTCAAGCAGGTGGCCAAGCTGCTGGAGATGTCGCAAAAGGACTTCGACAAGAAGCTCGAAGACGAGGACAAGACCTTCGTCTGGATCAAGCGCCAGGTCGACGAACCCATCGCCAAGCAGATCGCCGCGCTCAACCTCAAGGGCATCTACCAGCGCAAGGAATACAAGCGCCAGTACCCCGAGGGCGAGGCGGCAGCGCACGTGGTGGGCTTCACCAACGTGGAAGACAACGGGCAGGAAGGCATCGAGCTGGCCTTCAACAAGGACCTGGCCGGCAAGGCCGGCTCGCGCCGCGTCATCAAGGACCGCCTGGGCCGCGTGGTCGAAGGCGTGGGCGAGACCGTGCCGCCGCTCGACGGCAAGGACATCCAGCTCAGCGTCGACAGCAAGGTGCAGTTCTTCGCCTACCAGAAGCTGCGCGACGCGGTCACTGCGCGCAAGGCCAAGGCCGGCAGCGTGGTGGTGCTCGACGCCATCACCGGCGAAGTGCTGGCGCTGGCCAACTACCCGAGCTACGTGCCCGACAAGCGCCAGAACCTGACGGGCGAGCAGCTGCGCAACCGCGCGATGACAGACACCTTCGAGCCCGGCTCGACCATGAAGCCCATCACCGTCGGCATGGCGCTCGAAGCTGGCCGCGTGAAGCCGACGACGCTGATCGAAACCGGCCCCGGCCGCTTCCAGATCGGCGGCTTCACCATCAGCGACACCCACAACTACGGCACGCTGACGGTCGAAGGCGTGATCCAGAAGTCGAGCAACGTCGGCGCGCTCAAGATCGCCCAGAAGATGACCCCGCACGAGATGTGGGACACCTACACGGCGCTTGGCTACGGCCAGAAGCCGCAAATCCAGTTTCCTGGCGCGGTCACCGGCCGGCTGCGCCCGTGGAAGACCTGGAAGCCGGTCGAGCAGGCCACCATGGCCTACGGCTACGGCCTGTCGGCGTCGCTGTTCCAGATGGCGCACTCGTACACCTCGTTCGCGCACGACGGTTCGATCATTCCGGTCACCATCCTCAAGAGCACCGAGACGCCGGTCGGCGTGCGGGTGTTCTCCCCGTCCAACGCACTGGCGGTGCGCAAGATGCTGCAGATGGCCGCCGGCCCCGGCGGCACCGGCACGCGCGCCCAGACGGTCGGCTACTCGGTCGGCGGCAAGTCGGGCACGGCCCACAAGCAGGTCGGCAAGGGCTACGCCAGCAACAAGTACCGCGCCTGGTTCACCGGCATGGCGCCCATCGAGAAGACGCGAATCATCGTCGCGGTGATGATCGACGAGCCCACCGACGGTCAGTATTTCGGCGGGCTTGCGGCTGCGCCCGTGTTCAGCGAAGTCGTGCAGCAGACCCTGCGCATGATGAACGTTGCGCCCGATCTGGCTGTCAAACCGCTTGTGATGACGCAGGGCGTCGACGAGAGCTTCTGACCATGCTCACATTCACCTCTCCCCAATTGGCAGCGTTCTGGCTCAAGGAACGCGTGCAGGGTGCGCTGCATGCCGACAGCCGCGCCGTGGGCGCGGGCGATGCCTTCATCGCCTGGCCTGGTGCCGCGACCGACGGGCGCAAGCATGTGGCCGCCGCGCTGGCGCAGGGCGCCGTGGCTTGCCTGGTCGAGCACGAGGGCGTCGAGGCCTTCGGCTTCGACGGCGATCAGCGCATCGTGAGCTACCCCGGCCTGAAGATGGCCACCGGCCCGATCGCCTCGGCCTTCTACGACAACCCCTCGGCCCTGCTCGACGTGCTGGCCGTGACCGGCACCAACGGCAAGACCTCCACCGCGTGGTGGCTGGCCGAATCGCTCGGTACGCTGCGCGCGGCCGGTGGCGTTCGCGCGATGCGGCCCGACGGCACGCTGGAGCGCGGTGCGCCGTCGCCCTGTGCCGTGATGGGCACGCTGGGCATCGGCGTGCCGCCCGCGCTGACCTACACCGGCCTCACCACGCCCGACCCCGTGATGATGCAGCGCGAACTGCGCGCGCTGGTCACGGGCGGCTTCGGCGCCTGCGCCATCGAGGCCTCGTCGATCGGCATTGCCGAACGCCGGCTCGACGGCACGCGCGTCGCCGTGGCCGTGTTCACCAATTTCACGCAGGACCACCTCGACTACCACGGCAGCATGGACGCCTACTGGCAGGCCAAGGCGGAGTTGTTCCGCTGGACCGGCCTGCGCGCGGCCGTCATCAACATCGACGACGTGCACGGCGCCAGCCTGTGCGCGAACCTGGTCGATGCCGGCATTGGCGCGCTCGACGTCTGGACCGTGTCGGCCGAAGGCCATCCGGCGCGGCTGATGGCGCGCGACGTCGGCTACGACGCGCAGGGCCTGCAGTTCTCGGTGGCCGAGCACGGCACCGCGACGGTCGAGCGGCTGTCGACCGGCCTGATCGGCCAGTACAACGTCGCCAACCTGCTGGGCGTGCTCGGCACCCTGCGCGCCTTGGGCCTGACGCTCGCGCAATCCGTGGCTGCCTGCGCCAACCTGACCAGCGTGCCGGGCCGCATGGAGCGCGTGGCTTTGGGCGACGGCGCCAGCGCGCCGCTCGCCGTGGTCGATTACGCCCACACACCCGATGCGCTCGACAAGGCCCTGATCGGCTTGCGTCCGCTCGCCAAACAGCGCGGCGGTGCGTTGTGGTGCCTGTTCGGCTGTGGCGGCGACCGCGACCCGATCAAGCGCCCGATGATGGCCGCCGTGGCCGAGCGCCAGGCCGATCGCGTCGTCGTCACCAGCGACAACCCGCGCAGCGAAAAACCCGACGCGATCATTGCCCAGGTGCTGCGCGGCTTCTCGCGCCCCGAAGTGGCACAGGTGCAGCCCGACCGCGCCGCTGCCATTGCCGATGTGCTCGCGCAAGCCGCACCGCAAGACGTGGTGCTGATCGCCGGCAAGGGCCACGAGGCATGGCAGGAAATTGCCGGCCAGCGCATCGCGTTTTCCGACAAGGCGCATGCACTGCAGGCGTTGACCCAGCGAGGTGCCGCATGAGCGATACGACGCCGCTGAACATGACGCTGGCGCAGGCGCAGCAGTGGATTCCAGGTTCGCGCCTGGTGGGTGACCCTTTGACGGTCATCGCCCGCGTCCACACCGACACCCGCACACTGGCTGCGGGCGACCTGTTCGTCGCGCTCAAGGGCGAACGCTTCGATGCCAACGATTTCCTGGCCGATGCCAGGAAGCAGGGTGCCGTTGCTGCCATTGCCCATCATGGCCTCGAAGCTGCAGGCCTTGCCGGCCTCGAAGTGCCGGACTCGCTGGCCGCGCTCGGTGCGCTCGGCGCCGGCTGGCGCGCACAGTTCGAGCTGCCGCTGATCGCCGTCACCGGCAGCAACGGCAAGACCACCGTCACGCAGATGATTGCGGCGATCCTGTTTGCCTTCCACGCCGAACGCGCGCTGGCGACGGCCGGCAACTTCAACAACGAGATCGGCGTGCCGCTCACGCTGCTGCGCTTGCGCGCATCGCACCAGCGCGCCGTGCTCGAACTCGGCATGAACCACCCGGGCGAGATTGCGCGGCTGGCCACCATTTCGCGCCCGACCATCGCACTGGTCAACAACGCCCAACGCGAGCACCAGGAATTCATGGCCTCCGTCGAAGCGGTGGCCGTCGAGAACGCCGCCGTGTTCGCGGTGCTGCCCGACGACGGCACGGCCGTGTTTCCGTACGGCGATACCTTCACCTCGCTGTGGACCGACATGGCCCGCGAAGGCGGCAGCCGTCGCTGCATGACCTTCGGCGAAGACGAGGCTGCCGACATTTCGCTCGGCAGCGCCGAATGGACGCAGGGCGCCTGGGCCGTGCGCGTACGCACGCCGCTGGGCGCTTTCGACGCGCGCCTGCACATCGCGGGCCGCCACAACGTGGGCAACGCGCTGGCCGCCACCGCCTGCGCACTCGCGGCCGGCGTTGCCATCGAGACCATCGCGGCCGGCCTCTCGGCCTTCGAGCCGGTCAAGGGCCGCTCCAAGGCAAGCGAGATCGTGCTGCCGAACGGCCACGCGCTCACGCTGGTCGACGACAGCTACAACGCCAACCCCGATTCCGTACTCGCCGCCATCGACGTGCTCGCCGCCTTGCCGGGCCCGCGCCTGCTGGCGCTCGGTGAAATGGCCGAGGTGGGCAACCGCTCGCCCGAGTTCCACGCCGAAGTCGGCGAGCGGGCGCGCCAGCGCGGCATCGAGACCGTCTACACGATCGGCACCGCGACGGCCCACACCGTTGCAGCTTTCAAGGGCGACGCCAACGGCCGCCATTTCGAGGCATTCGACGCGCTCAGCGCGGCGGTGCTCGCCCGCTTGCCGCAGGTCGGCAGTGTGCTCGTCAAGGGATCGCGCTCCATGAAGATGGAGCGGCTGGTGCAGGCCATTGCTGCCCATGCACAACCACAACAAAAAGGAGGCCGGTCATGACGCATGAGCCGCGCAACACCACATGCTGATGAGCCTGGCCCAATGGCTGCAAACGCTGTCGCCCGAGTTCGGGTTCTTGCGCGTTTTCCAGTACCTCACGTTCCGCGCGCTGATGGCGGCGCTGACGGCGCTGGTGGTCGGCCTCGTGGCCGGTCCGTACGTGATCCGCCGCCTGACCGCCCTGAAGATCGGCCAGCCGATCCGCGGCTACGGCATGGAAACGCACCTGACCAAGAGCGGCACGCCCACCATGGGCGGTGTGCTGGTGCTGTTCTCGATCGCCTTCGCCACGCTGCTGTGGTTCGACATCTCCAACAGGTTCGTGTGGATCGTGCTGTGGGTCACGATGGGCTTTGGCGCCATCGGCTGGGTGGACGACTGGCGCAAGGTGGTGAGCAAGGACCCTGAAGGCATGCGCTCGCGCGAGAAGTATTTCTGGCAGTCGGTGGTCGGCCTCATGGCCGGTTTCTATTTGCTCTTCAGCATCTCCGAAAGCTCCAACTGGCGCGTGCTGCAGTTGTTCTTCGCCTGGGTGCAGTCGGGCTTCGATCTGGACTTCCCGCCCAAGATCAACCTGCTGGTGCCTTTCTTCAAGGAAGTGAGCTATCCGCTGGGCGGCATCGGCTTCGTGATCCTCACCTACCTGGTGATCGTCGGTGCGAGCAATGCGGTCAACCTGACCGACGGGCTCGACGGCCTGGCGATCATGCCGGTGGTGATGGTCGGTTCGGCGCTGGGCGTGTTCGCGTACGTCACGGGCAGCGCGGTGTATTCCAAGTACCTGCTGTTCCCCAATATCCCGGGCTCGGGCGAGCTGCTGGTGTTCTGCTCGGCCATGGCCGGCGCGGGCCTGGCCTTCCTCTGGTTCAACACCCATCCGGCGCAGGTCTTCATGGGCGACGTGGGCGCGCTCGCGCTGGGCGGCGCGCTGGGCACCATCGCGGTCATCGTGCGCCAGGAGATCGTGTTCTTCATCATGGGCGGCATCTTCGTGGTCGAGGCGCTCTCGGTGATGGCGCAGGTCATGTACTTCAAGTACACGAAGAAGCGCTACGGCGAAGGCCGCCGCGTGCTCAAGATGGCGCCGCTGCACCACCACTTCGAGAAGAGCGGCTGGCGCGAGACGCAGGTCGTGGTGCGCTTCTGGATCATCACGATGCTGCTGTGCCTCGTGGGCCTTTCAACGCTGAAGCTGCGCTGAGAAGAAAAAGCACATGCGGCACCTGAAAGACCTCCCCGTTCTCATCCTCGGCCTCGGCGCGTCCGGGCTGGCGATGGCGCGCTGGTGCGCGCGCCACGGTGCGGTCGTGACTGTGGCCGACACGCGCGAGGCGCCCGCGCTGCTCGCGACGCTGAAGGCGCAGTGGCCCGATGTCGTCTTTGTCGGCGGGCCGTTCTCGGCCGCACTGATCGAAGGCACGCCGATTCGCGCGGTGTACCGCTCGCCGGGCCTTTCGCCCGCGACCATTGCATCGGTGGTCGACGCGGCGCGCGCGGTCGGCCTGCCGGTCGGTGGCGAACTGGATCTGTTCGCACGTGCGCTGCTGGATTTGCGGACGGTCGAAGTGCCGGTGGTGGAAGCCGAGCCCGTGCCTGAAGTGGCGGTCGAGCCTGAAGCGCTGGCCGAGCCGGTGGCTGAAGAAGTGCCAGTCGAGGAGGCCGTGGAAACGGAAGCCCAGGCGCAACTGCCGTTGGAAGAGCCACTGCCTGTCGTCGAAACGCCGGAAGCTGTTCAAGAGGCTGCGCCGGCCGATGCCGTCGCACTCGTGACGGAACCGGTTGTGTCGACCGAACCGAGCGAACCGGCCGAACCAGCGCAAGCCGTCGAAACGCCCGAAGCCACTGAAACCAGTCCCGAGCCGGTCACCCCCGCCATGGCCGAAGCCATGCCACGCGATCCGTCGATGAGCGTTTCCGTCGCGACGCCGACAGAAGCCTCGGATGCCGAAGCGCCTGAAGCTGCATCGCAAGCCCCTGACGCCGCGGTGGAAGTCCCGGAAGCTGCGTCGGACGCGCCCACTGCCACACCGGCATCCAACACCGGCTCCCGCCTGCCGACAACCGGCAAGCCCTACGTTCCCACGGCAGCCAAGGAAGCCGCCGAGTTCGTTGCCAAGATCGCCGAGTTCGCCGCGACCAACCCGGCCTCTGCTGCCGCCGAGGAAGAAACGCCCCAGCTCGAACTGGCGCCCGTGGCCGAACCCGAACCGCCAAAGGGCTACACGCCCGCGGTGCTCGCCATCACCGGCACCAACGGCAAGACCACCGTGACCGCGCTCACCGGCCAACTGGTCGAGCGCGCGGGCAAGACCGTGGCCGTGGCCGGCAACATCGGCCCGACGCTGCTCGACACCCTGTCCGCGCACATCGATGCCGGCACGTTGCCCGACGTCTGGGTGCTTGAACTCTCCAGCTTCCAGCTCGACGGCGTGCAGGACTTCGAGCCGACCGCCGCCACCGTGCTCAACCTCACGCAGGACCACCTCGACTGGCACGGCGACATGCCGGCCTACGCGGCGGCCAAGGCGCGCATCTTCGGCGCGCGCGGCCTGCTGGTGCTGAACCGCGACGACGCCGGCGTGATGGCGATGCTGCCGCCGCCCATCCGCGCGAAGCTGCAGCGTCCGCAGATTCGCGCCCATGTCACCTTCGGCGCGGCGATGCCGCTGCGCCCCGGCGACTACGGCATCGAGCGCATCAACGGCGTCGCCTGGCTGGTGCGCGCGCTGGAAGCCGACGAAACACAGAAGCGCAAGCGCGGTGCGGTGGTGGAAGAAGAAATCTTCTTTCAGCGCCTGATGCCCGCCGATGCGCTGCGCATTCGCGGTCGCCACAACGCCATGAACGCCCTGGCCGCGCTCGCGCTCGCCAGCGCAGCCGATTGCGCGCTGGGCCCGATGCTCTATGGCCTGCGCGAGTACCGCGGTGAGCCGCACCGCGTGGAGCCGATCGCGATCGTGGACGAGGTCGAGTACTTCGACGACAGCAAGGGCACCAATGTCGGCGCGACGGTCGCCGCACTGATCGGCCTTGGCGAAGAACGCCGCGTGGTCGTGATCCTCGGCGGCGAAGGCAAGGGGCAGGACTTCGAGCCGCTCGCAGAACCCGTGCGCAAGTACGCGCGCGCCGTGGTGCTGATCGGACGCGACGCGCCGATCATCGAAGCCGCGCTGGCCACGACCGGTGTTTCGCTGATGCATGCCGGCTCGATGGAGGAGGCCGTCAGGCTCTGCGCCGCCCGTGCCAACCCCGGCGATGCCGTGCTGCTGTCACCCGCCTGTGCGAGCTTCGACATGTTCAAGGACTACGAGCACCGCGCCGAAGTGTTCCGCGAGGCCGTGCAGGCCTACGCGGACAGCCCGCGCGGCCTTCTTGGGGAACACACCCCGACGCAAGACGCCCCGTCGTCTTCCGCTTCGGGATCGATGGAGGAGCAGGTTTGAACTCCGCTGCCTCAGGCGCCACGCCAGAGACCCGCACCAGCCGCTTCGGTGGCTGGTTCACGCGTGCCCGCAGCGGCATCGACGCCTTGCCGA includes:
- the murD gene encoding UDP-N-acetylmuramoyl-L-alanine--D-glutamate ligase, with the protein product MRHLKDLPVLILGLGASGLAMARWCARHGAVVTVADTREAPALLATLKAQWPDVVFVGGPFSAALIEGTPIRAVYRSPGLSPATIASVVDAARAVGLPVGGELDLFARALLDLRTVEVPVVEAEPVPEVAVEPEALAEPVAEEVPVEEAVETEAQAQLPLEEPLPVVETPEAVQEAAPADAVALVTEPVVSTEPSEPAEPAQAVETPEATETSPEPVTPAMAEAMPRDPSMSVSVATPTEASDAEAPEAASQAPDAAVEVPEAASDAPTATPASNTGSRLPTTGKPYVPTAAKEAAEFVAKIAEFAATNPASAAAEEETPQLELAPVAEPEPPKGYTPAVLAITGTNGKTTVTALTGQLVERAGKTVAVAGNIGPTLLDTLSAHIDAGTLPDVWVLELSSFQLDGVQDFEPTAATVLNLTQDHLDWHGDMPAYAAAKARIFGARGLLVLNRDDAGVMAMLPPPIRAKLQRPQIRAHVTFGAAMPLRPGDYGIERINGVAWLVRALEADETQKRKRGAVVEEEIFFQRLMPADALRIRGRHNAMNALAALALASAADCALGPMLYGLREYRGEPHRVEPIAIVDEVEYFDDSKGTNVGATVAALIGLGEERRVVVILGGEGKGQDFEPLAEPVRKYARAVVLIGRDAPIIEAALATTGVSLMHAGSMEEAVRLCAARANPGDAVLLSPACASFDMFKDYEHRAEVFREAVQAYADSPRGLLGEHTPTQDAPSSSASGSMEEQV